The following are encoded together in the Bacillus sp. V2I10 genome:
- a CDS encoding alkaline phosphatase, which produces MKDSNHNSKKFNRRNFLKKTGKGVGIVLGATIVNTLPMNFVSAQSKGLSYPFTLGIASGDPLQDSVVLWTRLAPDPLNGGGMSPHPFPVQWEISLDPEFKKVVKRGTEVSKPQLGHSVHVEVNGLDASSWYYYRFKAGSEISPVGRTKTAPALHSQVEKLNFAFASCQNWPTGYYTAYQHMAKDDLDLVIHLGDYIYEGTHNSNGVRPIEKDFPEIYTIDDYRNRYALYKLDTDLQAAHANFPWLVTLDDHEVDNNWAGDVPQDPAKQSEEDFLKRRAIAFQAYYEHMPLRRASFPNGSSMEIYRRLSFGNLVDISLLDTRQYRDDQANGDGWDSPTPESQDPSRTLLGEKQERWLFDGLASSQAKWKVLAQQVFFARRDGAIGPEKESYSMDAWDGYPGARQRVLDFLEEKNISNTVVLTGDVHTSWANEVKANFDDENSKNVAVEFVGTSITSGGDGSDVNSNTEQILQENPHIKFFSNQRGYVRCKLTQQKWQTDYLVVPYVSRPGAPIETRTSFIVEDGKSSLQQVKTEEELPV; this is translated from the coding sequence GTGAAAGATTCTAACCATAATTCGAAAAAGTTCAATCGCAGAAATTTTTTAAAGAAAACTGGAAAAGGAGTGGGGATTGTACTTGGCGCTACGATTGTCAACACACTACCGATGAATTTCGTCTCTGCACAGTCTAAGGGCTTATCATATCCTTTTACGCTAGGAATTGCTTCGGGTGACCCATTGCAAGATAGTGTTGTTTTATGGACAAGACTTGCCCCAGACCCACTTAATGGAGGAGGCATGTCACCCCATCCTTTCCCTGTACAATGGGAAATTTCTCTAGATCCAGAATTTAAGAAAGTCGTAAAAAGAGGAACAGAGGTTTCAAAGCCTCAACTGGGACATTCCGTCCATGTCGAAGTCAATGGCTTGGATGCTTCAAGTTGGTATTATTACCGTTTTAAGGCCGGTTCTGAGATCAGTCCAGTAGGTCGAACTAAGACTGCTCCTGCTTTACATAGTCAGGTAGAAAAGTTAAATTTCGCGTTTGCTTCCTGCCAAAATTGGCCAACTGGCTATTACACAGCTTATCAGCATATGGCCAAGGATGATCTGGATTTGGTCATCCATTTAGGGGACTATATTTATGAAGGTACTCATAACTCAAACGGTGTTCGGCCTATCGAAAAAGATTTTCCAGAAATCTATACGATTGACGATTATCGCAACCGTTATGCCTTATATAAATTAGACACTGATTTACAGGCCGCCCATGCTAATTTTCCGTGGCTTGTAACACTTGATGACCATGAAGTGGATAATAACTGGGCTGGAGATGTTCCCCAAGATCCTGCAAAGCAATCCGAGGAAGATTTCTTAAAAAGGAGGGCTATCGCCTTCCAAGCTTATTATGAACACATGCCTCTTCGACGTGCATCCTTCCCAAATGGAAGCAGTATGGAAATATACCGCCGACTCTCCTTTGGGAATTTAGTAGATATTAGTCTGCTTGATACACGTCAATATAGAGATGATCAGGCTAATGGCGACGGATGGGACAGTCCAACACCTGAGTCGCAGGATCCATCCCGTACCCTTCTAGGTGAAAAACAGGAGCGTTGGTTATTTGATGGGCTTGCTTCATCACAGGCAAAATGGAAGGTTCTTGCACAACAAGTCTTCTTTGCCAGACGTGATGGCGCGATTGGTCCAGAGAAGGAGTCCTACAGTATGGATGCTTGGGATGGATATCCTGGTGCACGCCAACGTGTTCTGGACTTTTTAGAGGAGAAAAACATTTCCAATACCGTTGTCTTGACCGGGGATGTTCACACGAGCTGGGCAAATGAGGTTAAAGCGAACTTTGATGATGAAAACTCAAAAAATGTGGCTGTTGAGTTTGTCGGAACATCTATTACCTCTGGTGGAGACGGTTCCGATGTAAACAGCAACACTGAACAAATACTGCAAGAAAATCCACATATTAAATTTTTTAGTAACCAACGCGGTTATGTGCGGTGCAAACTAACCCAGCAAAAATGGCAAACAGATTATCTGGTAGTTCCATATGTATCTAGACCGGGTGCACCAATTGAAACACGCACTTCATTCATTGTGGAAGATGGGAAATCAAGCTTGCAGCAAGTAAAGACAGAAGAAGAGCTTCCGGTTTAA
- a CDS encoding spore germination protein, whose amino-acid sequence MPSFFKKLKSKNVNEKNKKNSEDHSINESSELIGISLAENIAAINQKTGNSSDVIIRMLKINKDPEIRAAIVYIEGIVDNQSINDFLIESIMENFELSERTDCYEEILDSMADKIVSIGSVKQINGWHELLLSLMSGETIILVNGTNIGLSASTKGGERRSILEPGTQVAVRGSRESFTESIGTNTAMVRRIIKNPNLWIESIKIGTVTNTDVVIMYINGIAKEEIIKEVRKRLERINLDSILESGYIEQMIEDQSFTTFPTLYHTERPDMVAGNLLEGRVAIFVDGTPFVLLAPALFIQFFQSAEDYYVRFDIATALRFLRILIFFISLIAPAVYVAATTFHQEMIPTPLLIAVAAQREAVPFPSLVEAIVMEVTFEILREAGIRMPKAIGSAISIVGALVIGQAAVQAGIVSPAMVIIVAITAIASFATPSYAIAISARLIRFIFMLSAASFGFYGIILSFIMMIVHLCSLRSFGVPYMAPFAPFIPTNTGDTIVRLPWWSLKERPRLINKNINRRGKDQKPAPPENRGMVNIKFKEGRSE is encoded by the coding sequence ATGCCCTCATTTTTTAAAAAGCTTAAATCAAAAAATGTAAATGAAAAGAATAAAAAAAATAGTGAAGATCATTCAATTAATGAATCTTCAGAGCTCATAGGCATATCTCTGGCAGAAAATATTGCAGCTATAAATCAAAAAACAGGAAACAGCTCAGATGTAATCATTCGAATGCTGAAAATCAATAAAGATCCTGAAATTAGAGCAGCAATTGTTTATATTGAGGGTATTGTAGATAACCAATCCATCAATGATTTTTTAATTGAATCAATAATGGAGAATTTTGAATTAAGTGAAAGAACGGATTGTTATGAAGAAATCTTAGACAGCATGGCAGATAAGATTGTTTCTATAGGCAGTGTTAAACAGATAAATGGTTGGCATGAACTGTTGTTATCCTTAATGTCGGGTGAAACCATTATACTGGTAAACGGTACAAATATAGGGTTGAGTGCAAGCACAAAAGGAGGGGAAAGGCGTTCAATACTGGAGCCTGGGACTCAGGTGGCGGTCCGTGGTTCTAGAGAGAGTTTTACTGAATCAATTGGTACGAATACAGCCATGGTAAGGAGAATTATTAAAAATCCAAACTTATGGATAGAGTCTATTAAAATTGGCACCGTTACCAACACAGATGTTGTAATCATGTATATCAATGGTATTGCCAAAGAAGAAATTATTAAAGAAGTTCGCAAAAGGCTAGAGAGAATTAATCTCGATAGCATTCTTGAATCTGGCTATATTGAACAGATGATTGAAGATCAGTCATTTACAACATTTCCAACACTCTATCATACAGAAAGACCAGATATGGTAGCAGGAAATCTCCTGGAAGGAAGAGTGGCCATATTTGTAGATGGCACCCCATTTGTGCTGTTAGCTCCAGCATTATTTATCCAGTTTTTTCAGTCAGCAGAAGATTATTACGTTCGATTTGATATCGCCACTGCACTGCGCTTCCTGCGAATCCTAATTTTCTTTATATCCCTGATAGCACCTGCTGTTTATGTTGCTGCTACAACATTCCATCAAGAGATGATCCCCACACCGCTCTTAATCGCAGTTGCAGCCCAGCGTGAAGCCGTACCTTTCCCATCCCTTGTTGAAGCAATCGTTATGGAAGTGACATTTGAAATATTACGGGAAGCTGGTATAAGAATGCCAAAAGCAATTGGATCGGCAATCTCGATCGTCGGAGCTCTTGTAATTGGGCAGGCGGCTGTACAGGCCGGTATAGTATCGCCAGCCATGGTGATTATTGTAGCCATCACTGCGATTGCAAGTTTTGCTACTCCTTCATATGCTATAGCCATTTCTGCTCGTTTGATACGTTTTATCTTTATGCTGAGTGCTGCTTCATTTGGTTTTTATGGAATTATTCTTTCATTTATCATGATGATTGTTCATCTATGCAGTTTACGATCTTTTGGTGTACCCTACATGGCACCATTTGCACCCTTTATTCCGACGAATACAGGTGATACAATTGTTCGATTGCCATGGTGGTCTTTAAAAGAAAGACCAAGATTAATCAATAAAAATATTAATCGGAGAGGGAAAGACCAGAAGCCTGCCCCCCCTGAAAACCGAGGAATGGTAAATATTAAGTTCAAAGAAGGACGATCAGAATGA
- a CDS encoding Ger(x)C family spore germination protein: MNLKALFLLLIIIPILSGCWSKKELNDLALISALGIDKNDNGEYVGTFQIINPGNVTGGTQGGGGGQGPSVSVFTSTGKNLVEMNRRASTKISRRLYYAHTNLLIISEELAKEEGINKMFDALVRDPEFRTTATVVIAHDSNASDIVKTLTAVDKIPANKVIKTLKFTERRWGEHLNVNIQEVVKNLLSSGKEPVISGFRVVGNKEQGKKMENIQQTALDAILQAEGLAIFKEGKLVNWHQGKPARGILWVLDKIKATDVNVSWEKDKDAIAYQVIRQKTKISADMKNNRPHISIHVRVEGDIGEVTVPVTLNDPNVLFKIEELLEKEIMKEIKEAVQLAKEDKTDIFGFGDAVYRSNPVEWKKLKNDWNDVHFPEIKVDVKVDAFIRRTGMIKKPHLSEMDK; this comes from the coding sequence ATGAATCTAAAAGCATTATTTCTTCTCTTGATAATAATACCTATTCTCTCTGGATGCTGGAGTAAAAAGGAATTAAATGATCTGGCATTAATTTCAGCTCTGGGAATTGATAAAAATGATAACGGTGAGTATGTTGGAACTTTTCAAATTATTAATCCAGGAAATGTGACAGGAGGCACGCAAGGTGGCGGAGGCGGACAGGGTCCTTCCGTTTCTGTCTTTACCTCGACAGGTAAAAATTTAGTGGAAATGAACCGGCGTGCATCAACCAAGATTTCGCGCAGACTATATTACGCACATACAAACCTGCTGATCATTAGCGAGGAATTGGCAAAAGAAGAAGGTATCAATAAAATGTTTGATGCTTTAGTACGGGACCCTGAATTTCGAACTACAGCCACAGTTGTGATCGCACATGATTCGAATGCTTCAGATATTGTAAAGACATTAACTGCCGTGGACAAAATTCCTGCAAATAAAGTAATTAAAACGTTAAAATTCACCGAAAGACGTTGGGGAGAACATTTGAATGTCAACATTCAAGAGGTTGTTAAAAACCTTCTATCTTCTGGAAAAGAACCAGTGATCAGCGGTTTTCGAGTAGTGGGCAATAAAGAACAAGGAAAAAAGATGGAGAATATTCAACAAACTGCTCTAGATGCAATCCTCCAAGCTGAAGGCCTTGCAATATTTAAAGAGGGTAAGCTGGTTAATTGGCATCAAGGGAAACCTGCTAGAGGCATATTATGGGTGCTTGATAAAATCAAAGCAACCGATGTAAATGTCAGTTGGGAGAAAGATAAAGATGCGATTGCCTATCAGGTTATCCGTCAAAAAACCAAAATTTCTGCTGACATGAAAAATAATCGTCCTCATATTTCCATTCATGTACGGGTAGAAGGGGATATTGGAGAGGTTACTGTTCCTGTCACTCTTAATGATCCCAACGTTTTATTTAAAATCGAAGAATTATTAGAAAAAGAAATTATGAAAGAGATCAAAGAGGCAGTACAACTAGCAAAGGAAGACAAAACGGATATTTTTGGGTTTGGTGATGCTGTATATCGCTCCAATCCAGTTGAATGGAAAAAGCTAAAAAATGATTGGAACGATGTTCACTTTCCAGAAATAAAGGTAGATGTGAAAGTTGATGCTTTTATTCGCAGAACAGGTATGATAAAAAAGCCCCACTTATCTGAAATGGATAAATAA